The Urbifossiella limnaea nucleotide sequence GGCGATGAACTGGTGGGCGAAGCGGCTGGCGGCGGCGGTCGTGGTGGCCGGCGGCCTGGGCGTGGTGCTGTTCCCGATGGCTCGCGCCCAGCAGCCGGGCGCCACACCGGCCGGCGGCGGGCTCGGGCCGGGCGCGCCGGGCGGCCAGGGGGTGATCGCCCCCGGCGGGACGAGCGGCATGGGGTCGATGGGCCCGCCGCGCAGCGGCTGGGAGTACAAGTACGTCGAGCAGCGCCGCGAAGTGGCGCAGTTCAAGAAGACGCTGTCCGACCTGGGCGCGGCCGGGTGGGAGTACTGTGACCACCTCGAAGTCGTGTCGGTGCCGGGCGCCCCCTCGACGGACCTGCTCGTGTTCAAGCGCCCCGCGGCCGGCTGGGTCACCGGCACAGGGCCGGGCGGGACGATGCCCGGAATGGGCAGCGGGCCGGTCGTGCCGCGGAACGGTCCCGCGAGTTCGTCCGGCCCGCCGACAGGCGGCGGCGAGGGTAGCAACGGCGGTCCGGTACGCGGGGCGGAGCCGCGCCGGGCAAGGGTGCGCCGGGCGGCGGGGCGAACCCCTTGGGTCGGCAGGCGCCGCTGGGCGAGGGCGGCGGCGCCGGCGGGCGGGGCGCCCCGGCGGGTGAGGACACACTGGTGCTGCGGGCGAAAAACGCCCGCGCCTCGGAACTGGCCACGGTCCTGCGCGAGGTGTTCGGCCGGGACGCGGTCGAGTTTACCGCCGACGAGCGGACGAACAGCCTGATCGTCCGCGGCGACGCCCGGGTGATCGAGCGGGTGCGGGCGCTGGTGGTCGAACTCGACACCGTGGCCGGCGACGCGACCCGCCCTAACCCGAAGCGCTGAGCCGGTCTTGCCCCGCCGCGACCAGTGGTCGATCAGCGCGGCGGCGGCGCGGTCGGCACCTCGCCGCGCTGCACCCGCAGGCAGAACTCCAACCCCGCCCGCGCGAACCGGTTCTCGGGCTGCACCGCCAGGGCCGCCCGGAACGCCTCGACCGCCTCGGCCGTGCGCCCCTGCTTCCGCAGCACCTGGCCGAGGTTCGCCGACCCGAGCGGCGAGCGCGGGTCGAGCCGCGCCGCCTCCCGGAACGCCCGCTCGGCCCCCGCGAAGTCGTACCCGGCCTCCAGCACCAGCCCCAGCCCGTTGTGGTGTGCCGCGGCCCGCGGCGCCAGCCGGATCGCCTCGCGGAACACGGCCGCGGCCGCCGCCAACTCGCCCTTCGCCCGCAGCACCCGGCCGAGGCCGCCGTACACCTGCGCTTCACCGGGGTCGAGCCGCAGCGCCTCGCGGTACGCCGCCTCGGCCCGGTCCCACTGGCGGGCCAGGCCGAAGACGTTGCCGCGGCCGTTGTGCGCCGCCGCGTTGTTCGGGTCGGCGCGGAGTACCTCGTCAAACGCGGCCAGGGCGCCCGGGGCGTCGCCGCTCTCGGTCAGGGCGGCGCCGAGGCCGAGGCGGGCGGTCAGGCTCGACGGGTCGAGCCGCAGCGAGTCGCGGTACGCGGCGGCTGCGGCGGCCGGGTTCCTCACGGCCATCAGGGCGTTGCCGAGGTTCTGGTGCGGCTGCGGGATCGTCGGGTCGAGCCGGACCGCCTCCCGCAGTTCGGCGACCGCCGGGGCGAACTCGCCCCGCGCGGCCAGCGCCGTGCCGAGGTTGTTCCGCGCCGCCGCCGACTTCGGGTCGAGCCGCACGGCCTCGCGGCACGCGGCCACGGCCCCGTCGGCGTCGCCGGCCACGCGCAACGCCGACCCGAGGCTCAGCCGGGCCGGCGCGCTGCCGGGGCGG carries:
- a CDS encoding sigma-70 family RNA polymerase sigma factor produces the protein MAHPTLNLVLRHAGALAADADEPDGDLIRRFAGGDEAAFAALVCRHAAVVWAACRHLLPNPADAEDAFQVTFLAFARSARFVRDAGAVGGWLHGVAVRAALRLRRDAARRRSREHRTAAGEADRSVPEGTWDALLAAVHEEVGRLPGPLRTAFVLCDLEGVRQPDAAARLGWKPGTLTGRLARARRQLLDRLTGRGLAPAVAGAVGLGVATATAAAPAELVGRVETLVRAGGVVPSAMSELVREVTPMAMNWWAKRLAAAVVVAGGLGVVLFPMARAQQPGATPAGGGLGPGAPGGQGVIAPGGTSGMGSMGPPRSGWEYKYVEQRREVAQFKKTLSDLGAAGWEYCDHLEVVSVPGAPSTDLLVFKRPAAGWVTGTGPGGTMPGMGSGPVVPRNGPASSSGPPTGGGEGSNGGPVRGAEPRRARVRRAAGRTPWVGRRRWARAAAPAGGAPRRVRTHWCCGRKTPAPRNWPRSCARCSAGTRSSLPPTSGRTA
- a CDS encoding secretin N-terminal domain-containing protein; this translates as MFGRDAVEFTADERTNSLIVRGDARVIERVRALVVELDTVAGDATRPNPKR